The genomic DNA GTGTGCAATGTCGAAAAGATTGGGACTGTTCTGCATGCGTTCGAAGCTGTCGAAAATCGTGAGGTTGTCAATCCATTGCGTGAGCTCGGGGAACCTAGGGTCGTGAAACCTATTCTCGCGGCCTGACTTCAGGTATTCCAGGTAACGGTCCGTGATGCGGTAACCGTCTTCGATAAAGATATCCATCGAATGCGGGAAAAGGGGTTCGCCCGTCAGGTATTCATGGACAATGATTCCGAAACTGAAATAGTCTACCGATGTCGATAGGTTTTCGCCCATAATGGCCTGTTCCGGTGCGCTATAGCAGGGAGTCATCTGGCCGCCGTATTCGGTGACCGTCTCGCGCATTTTTGCCTGGGCGTAGCCGAAGTCGCACACGAGAATCTTGTGGTTGTTCTTGTGTTGCGGATTTTGGCAAAGCAGAAGGTTCTTGGGCTTTAAATCCTTGTGGACAATCTGGTAGTAGTGTAGCTGGCTGATGGTATTGGCGAGGTAGGCGAGTTGCGCCACGCGGTGAAGCACCTCGTCGTCGGTCAGGTCTTTCTTGAAAAGCCTGTCCAGCGAACAGCCCTTGATAAATTCCATTTTCAGGTACGGGTGCCTGCCTGCAATTCCTCCGCCCATGCTTTGCACCACGCCCTCGATGTTGGTGGCGTGTACAAGGTTGTTGATGCGGATTTCGTCCTGGAAAGCGCTCAGGAGCATATTCAGACGGTGAAGCCTGTTCCTGCCGGGGGAGGCCCAGAACTTGCAAATCTTGACGACGATTTCCTGCTCGACATAGCGGCTCGGATCGTTCGGGTGTTCCAGCCAGTATTGGGCACGGTAGAGGTTGTTCGTGCCTTCGAGCGTAAGGGGTTCCACCAACTGGATGTGTTGCATGGCCCCGTTATGTAGATATTCGGGATTCTGGTCAAACCACCGCTGGTATTCTTCCATGGTGTAGTTTGGGCGTAGAGCCAGATTTCTGGATACGCGGTCTAGAGTCTCGGCCAGAAAATTACGAATCATGCCGTAAATGTAGAAAAACTATTCCATCGTTTTTTCGAGCGCTTCGGTAATGGCCTTGTAGGCTTCGTCCACGGTGTCGCACATGTGGAACAGCTTCAGGTCATCCTTGTCGATCATTCCGGTATCGGCGAGGTGCTTCCAGTTGATAACCTTGTTCCAGTACTTCTTGCCGAAAATCACGACGGGCATTCGGTCGCCGTATTTCTTGGTCTGGATAAGCGTCAACAGTTCGAACATCTCGTCGAGGGTACCAAAGCCGCCGGGGAACACGACAAGCGCCCTGGCGAGTTTCATGAACCAGTACTTGCGGATGAAGAAGTAGCGGAACTGCAGGTTCAGTTCGTCGTCGATGTAGGGGTTCGGATGCTGTTCGAAGGGGAGCTTGATGTTGAGGCCGATGGAGGAAGTTCCCACGTCGTTTGCGCCGCGGTTGCCCGCTTCCATAATGCCGGGACCGCCACCGGTCATGATGGCGAAACCCTTATGCTGCTTGTTTGCCCAGCGCCCAAGCTTGGCACCGAGTTCGCGGGCGGCGTCATAGTATTCGGCGACAGCTTCGAGCCTTTTGAGTCGTTCCAGTTCTTTGGCGTTCTTGCATTTTTTGCGACGCTTGAGAATCTCGCTCATGGGGAGCGTACGCGCCGAACCGAAGAATACGATGGTGTTCTTCACGCCTTCTTCTGCAAAAATCAAGGAGGGACCCATGAATTCTGCGATGATTCTGATGGGACGCCCTACATCGCTGTCGATAAATTCCATATTGTGGTAAATCATTTTACCCGGTGTTGCCTTGATGCTCTTTTTCGTCGCCATAAGAAACTCCTTTGCAAATTAATGACTTCGTTTCCCTGTTATGTCATCCTGAGGTGGTCCGACAAGCTTGCTAACCTTATTAAGGTCCCTGAGCCTGTCGAAGGGCGAAGTCGAAGGATCTGTTATCAAAATAATCTTTGGTATATCAAAAAGCAACAAAAAAACGCTTTTTTTCTACTTGCAAGCTAAAAAATCTTTATATTTGGGGTATGCTAGTTAAAATTTGGACCGACAGCTTTATTATTACCGGTGAAATCGATACGCTCCGCGACGAGCGCCTCACGGACTATATCCGCGAAAACAAGGACTTTATTGCCGTCACGCAGGTGCGCGTGAGCGACAAGAGCGAAAAGGACCTGTTCCGCACTCACTTCCTGAACGTGAGCACCCGCCACATCGAAATTATCTTACCAGCTGAATAAAGACCGCTCGCGCCCAATTATATCAGTTCGTACCCTGAGCGCTCGCTCTCGCCAACACGACTCGCTTGCGCAGAGTCGCTTATGGCACACAGAAAGACCGAATCGTCTAAAATCAACGGTCTCCTTACTCTAGAGCCGATTCTTTCGCCAACACGACTCGCTTGCGCAGAGTCGCTTATGGCTCACAGAGTTGCCTTAGAACTCCATCGCGATTTTCTTAATCAGGTAGCGGCGGGAGCTTTCGTCGAGCTTTTTCGGGTCGAATTCCACACCCATCAGCGCTGCGTAAATATTGAACGGACTCACCGTCGTTCCCATGTTATTGCACTTCACCTTCGTGATGATGGCGCCGCCTGCAATCTGGATTCCAAGCAGGTGTTCGTTCAAGTTGATTTCCTGACCGCGGTGGTTGAGCACTACGGGTAAGGTCTTGCTTTCGAACTTTTCCATGATGCCTTCGGGAATTGCGTCGGGCGTGAACGAATAAATCATTGCCGTCGGCATGTGCTTGCTGAGCTTTTCCTTGAGCGGCTCGATGTTCACGATTTCCATGCCGCGCGGGAACGGCCTTGAAAGTTCGGCCATGATCTTCGGCAAGTTCTCCTTGGAAATGTCAAGCGGTTGCAACAGGTCGACGCTGATGACTTCGCAATAAGTTTCAAGACCGAGCGGTAACGCGCCCATGTTCGAAATACGCGGCTTCGGGCTGAAGCCTTCGCTGAACTTGATGGGAATGCCTGCGCAAAGGAACGTGCGCTCGAAGAACGAAAGCATATTCTGGTGCGGCAGGAATCGGCTGAGGCCCGTCTTCTTGAAAGTAATCTTGTAGCTGTGGCAGCTCTTTTGCGTGGGGCGGCGTTCGGCGACAAGCTTCTTGATTTCTTCGGGCGTGCGGCTCGGGGCCTTGTGGCGCACCGGGTCGTTGGCGAGCTTGATTTCTGCGCCGAATCCTGGAATGCCGCACTTCTGGCAGTCGCCCCATTTGCAGTTGGGCACCGGCGCAGAATCTTCCTTGAAGGCCTTTTCCCATTCGCCGCGCAGATATTGCTTGGAGGTTCCCGCGTGAATGAAATCCCACGGGAAAACTTCGTCCTTTTCGCGCATGCGGTACACCCAGCTGGTGTCGTAGCCACATTCTTCCCAGACCTGCTGCCATTTTTCGAAATCGAATCGGTACGAGTCGCTTTCGAAGATGATTCCCTTCTTGTAGGCAGCGTAAATTACGGGGCCGAGCCTGCGGTCACCGCGGCTGTAAATCGCTTCGAGGAAACTCGTTTCCCAGCCGGCCCAGTTCACTTTCACGTTCGGGTGCTTGAAGAATCTTTCGCGCACGTAGCGGATGTGCTTGAGGGCGGTTTCCTTGTCCATGAACGGTGCCCATTGCAGTCCCGTAAACGACTTCGGAATCAGGATACCCATACTTACGGCAATCTGGCATCCTCGCAGGTACTTGCGGCCGATTTTCACGAGGTTCTCGATCAGGTTGCAGAACGCTTCCATGTCTTGTTCATTTTCCGTCGGGAAACCGATCATCGTGTACAGCTTAATCTTGTTGAACCCGCTGCTGAAGGCGTGCTCGGCGGCGTTGTACATGTCCTGGTCGCTGATGGTCTTGTTGATCATCTTGCGGATTCGTTCGGAACCCGTTTCGGGAGCGAAAGTTGCGCTGCGGCCACCTTTGAGGGCGGAAATTTTTTGGGCGAGCGTTTCGCCGAAAGCGTTCACGCGGATACTCGGAAGGCTCACGTCCACGGTATCAAAGAACGGGTCGTCAATGATGGAGTCGGTCAGGCCTTCTACGGGTTTATAGTCGGCGGTGGAGAGGCTGAGAAGTCCCAGTTCGCGTTCGCCGGTCGCCTTGATGCCTGCCTTCGCGATATCCAACACGTCATCGGGATCAAGTTCGCGGCAGGGTCTGTACCAGATGCCTGCCTGGCAGAAACGGCAACCCTGGGCGCAGCCGCGCATCACTTCTACGCTGAATCGGTTATGCACCAGCTGCATGTTCGCAATCAGGTTCTTGATGGGGTAGTTCTTCGGATCCATCACCGGAATGAACTGGCGGCGTACGCCGTTCGTATTCTGGTAGCTGCCCTTGGCGGGTTCTGCGGGAACGATGTCGCCAAATTCGTTAGTGACGGTAGGACGCAGACTCGGTACGTACACGCCGTCTATTTTAGACAAGTTCTCTAGAATCTTTGCGCGGGGGAGTTTTGCCTTGCGGCCTTCGCCTACGCAACGCAGGAACTTGACGATCATGTCTTCGCCGTCACCGATCATGAAGGCATCAAAGAAATCTACGACCGGTTCGGGGTTTGCCATGGCGGGGCCGCCTGCCACCAGAATCGGGTCTTCTTCACGGCGGTCTTTCTGCCACACGGGAATGCGGGCGACGTCAAGCACGTAGGGCACGTTTGTAAAGTTCAGCTCCGTCTGGAGCGTCATGCCCACTACCTCGAAATCGCGCACCGGCGTGTAGGTCGCATAGCTGTACAGCGGAATGTCGTACTTCTCCATTTCCTTCGCCATGTCGTCCCACGGGGCAAACGAAACTTCGCACAGCAAATCCGGCTCGCGGTTAATCACGTGGTACAATATGCGGATGCCGTTGTTGCTCATGCCGATTTCGTACTTGTCGGGGAACACGAACGCCATGTTGCAGAGCATCTGGCTGTGGTCTTTCACGACACTGTTCGCTTCTCCACCCATGTATCTAGCGGGTGACTCAACGGCGGGGAGAGCTAATGCAATTTTTTCGAGGATAGTCATAGGCATAAATGTAGATAATAAAAAAGGCCCCGTCTAGCTTGACTAGACGGGGCTTTAAAAGTATC from uncultured Fibrobacter sp. includes the following:
- a CDS encoding TIGR00730 family Rossman fold protein, with amino-acid sequence MATKKSIKATPGKMIYHNMEFIDSDVGRPIRIIAEFMGPSLIFAEEGVKNTIVFFGSARTLPMSEILKRRKKCKNAKELERLKRLEAVAEYYDAARELGAKLGRWANKQHKGFAIMTGGGPGIMEAGNRGANDVGTSSIGLNIKLPFEQHPNPYIDDELNLQFRYFFIRKYWFMKLARALVVFPGGFGTLDEMFELLTLIQTKKYGDRMPVVIFGKKYWNKVINWKHLADTGMIDKDDLKLFHMCDTVDEAYKAITEALEKTME
- a CDS encoding protein kinase, whose translation is MIRNFLAETLDRVSRNLALRPNYTMEEYQRWFDQNPEYLHNGAMQHIQLVEPLTLEGTNNLYRAQYWLEHPNDPSRYVEQEIVVKICKFWASPGRNRLHRLNMLLSAFQDEIRINNLVHATNIEGVVQSMGGGIAGRHPYLKMEFIKGCSLDRLFKKDLTDDEVLHRVAQLAYLANTISQLHYYQIVHKDLKPKNLLLCQNPQHKNNHKILVCDFGYAQAKMRETVTEYGGQMTPCYSAPEQAIMGENLSTSVDYFSFGIIVHEYLTGEPLFPHSMDIFIEDGYRITDRYLEYLKSGRENRFHDPRFPELTQWIDNLTIFDSFERMQNSPNLFDIAHKLRERVNAQGYRDVNTDFLWNQLREYNRF
- a CDS encoding TIGR03960 family B12-binding radical SAM protein, which translates into the protein MTILEKIALALPAVESPARYMGGEANSVVKDHSQMLCNMAFVFPDKYEIGMSNNGIRILYHVINREPDLLCEVSFAPWDDMAKEMEKYDIPLYSYATYTPVRDFEVVGMTLQTELNFTNVPYVLDVARIPVWQKDRREEDPILVAGGPAMANPEPVVDFFDAFMIGDGEDMIVKFLRCVGEGRKAKLPRAKILENLSKIDGVYVPSLRPTVTNEFGDIVPAEPAKGSYQNTNGVRRQFIPVMDPKNYPIKNLIANMQLVHNRFSVEVMRGCAQGCRFCQAGIWYRPCRELDPDDVLDIAKAGIKATGERELGLLSLSTADYKPVEGLTDSIIDDPFFDTVDVSLPSIRVNAFGETLAQKISALKGGRSATFAPETGSERIRKMINKTISDQDMYNAAEHAFSSGFNKIKLYTMIGFPTENEQDMEAFCNLIENLVKIGRKYLRGCQIAVSMGILIPKSFTGLQWAPFMDKETALKHIRYVRERFFKHPNVKVNWAGWETSFLEAIYSRGDRRLGPVIYAAYKKGIIFESDSYRFDFEKWQQVWEECGYDTSWVYRMREKDEVFPWDFIHAGTSKQYLRGEWEKAFKEDSAPVPNCKWGDCQKCGIPGFGAEIKLANDPVRHKAPSRTPEEIKKLVAERRPTQKSCHSYKITFKKTGLSRFLPHQNMLSFFERTFLCAGIPIKFSEGFSPKPRISNMGALPLGLETYCEVISVDLLQPLDISKENLPKIMAELSRPFPRGMEIVNIEPLKEKLSKHMPTAMIYSFTPDAIPEGIMEKFESKTLPVVLNHRGQEINLNEHLLGIQIAGGAIITKVKCNNMGTTVSPFNIYAALMGVEFDPKKLDESSRRYLIKKIAMEF